From Balearica regulorum gibbericeps isolate bBalReg1 chromosome 13, bBalReg1.pri, whole genome shotgun sequence, a single genomic window includes:
- the CMTR2 gene encoding cap-specific mRNA (nucleoside-2'-O-)-methyltransferase 2, with translation MNKCKKPYVDQTTNLEKFSPEIISEIEKLFAKKFTYTKPVNNEWQLPDPSDAFMCDHKEFNSLLALKDSMNEVKNQLSDKNLNEWHQHTSFTNKAGKIIPHVKKSLNAELCTQAWCKFHEILCSFPLLPEEALQDGELNSVHLCEAPGAFIASLNHYLKSHHVPCDWNWVANTLNPYHEANDTLMMIMDDRLIANTLPWWYFGPDNTGDVMTLKHLTGLQNFVSNMSTIHLVTADGSFDCQGNPGEQEALVSPLHYCETVTALMILGAGGSFVLKMFTLFEHCSTNLLFLLNCSFEEVHVFKPATSKAGNSEAYVICLRYMGRESIHLLLSKMIQNFGTEMVKKALFPQHTLPESFLKIHEECCIFFHKCQVETISENIHLFEHMEEAEQMKLNKLRDCAVEFYMQRLHMKPIARNNWLVKKSQTGCSMNAKWFGQRNKYFSTYNERKMLETLTWNDKVAKGYFNHWAEEHSLNNVGKMCILEGSASNVECSLWYILEGKRLPVVKCSPFCDGQVLENLNEAMNELVRGRLKSRHVLQTCHSCEVLPGELILAEVSDLSRCHQEVLNERCSAQFKCLVVDFPSLCDTESQPNMEIKLLNSATLLTFSFSLLYDGEPKYQQQLLECVLHLLNELTVGDALILPILSCFTRFTAGLVFILHCCFRCITFSCPTSHEPLRTSAALLCVGYRGLPNPIVEYLQHLNNLMSSLLDTDSPQQVLQFVPMEVLLQGKLLEFLWDLNTAIAKRQLHLIVQAKQQQMTSNVSL, from the coding sequence ATGAACAAATGTAAGAAGCCTTACGTTGACCAGACTACAAACCTTGAAAAGTTCAgtcctgaaattatttctgaaattgaGAAGCTTTTTGCAAAGAAGTTTACTTACACTAAGCCAGTAAATAATGAATGGCAGCTACCAGATCCCAGCGATGCTTTTATGTGCGATCACAAGGAATTCAACTCGCTCCTGGCTCTGAAGGACTCGATGAATGAAGTGAAGAATCAGCTGAGTGATAAGAACCTGAATGAATGGCATCAGCACACCTCGTTTACCAATAAAGCTGGGAAAATAATTCCTCATGTGAAGAAATCTCTGAATGCTGAGCTCTGTACCCAGGCGTGGTGCAAGTTTCACGAGATCCTATGcagttttcctcttctccctgaaGAAGCTCTTCAGGATGGAGAGCTGAATTCTGTCCACCTCTGTGAAGCACCCGGAGCTTTTATAGCCAGTCTCAATCACTACTTGAAATCCCACCATGTCCCTTGCGACTGGAATTGGGTAGCTAATACTCTAAACCCGTATCACGAAGCAAATGACACCCTTATGATGATCATGGATGACCGTCTTATAGCAAATACGTTGCCGTGGTGGTACTTTGGTCCGGATAACACCGGTGATGTGATGACATTGAAACATCTAACAGGACTTCAGAACTTTGTAAGTAATATGAGCACCATTCACCTGGTAACTGCTGATGGCAGCTTTGATTGCCAGGGGAATCCAGGTGAACAGGAGGCTCTTGTCTCACCCCTTCATTACTGTGAAACAGTCACTGCTTTAATGATCCTGGGCGCTGGAGGATCCTTTGTTTTGAAGATGTTCACACTGTTTGAACACTGTTCTACCAACCTGCTCTTTCTGCTAAACTGCTCTTTTGAGGAGGTCCATGTCTTTAAGCCAGCCACTAGCAAAGCTGGAAACTCGGAAGCCTATGTGATTTGTCTTCGTTATATGGGCAGGGAAAGCATTCATCTGCTGCTTTCGAAGATGATACAGAACTTTGGAACAGAAATGGTCAAAAAAGCACTTTTCCCCCAGCATACGCTACCAgaatcttttcttaaaatacatgaagaatGTTGCATCTTCTTCCACAAGTGCCAGGTAGAGACTATCTCTGAGAACATCCACCTCTTTGAGCACATGGAAGAAGCAGAGCAGATGAAACTGAACAAGTTAAGAGACTGCGCAGTAGAGTTCTACATGCAAAGACTTCATATGAAACCCATTGCCAGAAATAACTGGCTTGTCAAGAAATCTCAGACTGGTTGCAGCATGAATGCGAAGTGGTTtgggcaaagaaacaaatattttagtaCATATAATGAAAGGAAGATGCTGGAAACCCTTACGTGGAATGATAAAGTGGCAAAGGGCTATTTTAATCACTGGGCTGAAGAACATAGCTTAAATAATGTTGGTAAAATGTGCATCTTGGAAGGATCGGCTTCTAATGTCGAGTGTAGCTTGTGGtacattttggaaggaaaaagactaCCAGTGGTAAAATGTTCTCCGTTTTGTGATGGTCAAGTCTTGGAAAATCTTAACGAAGCTATGAATGAATTGGTGAGGGGGAGGCTGAAAAGCAGGCACGTGCTGCAGACTTGTCACTCGTGTGAAGTTCTTCCTGGGGAACTGATTCTGGCAGAAGTGTCTGATCTTTCCAGGTGCCATCAGGAAGTCCTCAATGAAAGGTGCAGTGCCCAATTCAAGTGCCTCGTGGTGGACTTTCCATCCCTCTGTGATACTGAAAGCCAGCCCAATATGGAAATAAAGCTCCTGAACTCGGCCACACTGCTgactttcagcttctctttgctttatGATGGAGAACCAAAGtaccagcagcagcttttggagTGCGTTCTGCATTTGCTGAATGAGCTTACAGTGGGAGATGCATTGATTTTGCCTATTCTCTCTTGTTTTACACGCTTCACAGCCGGCCTGGTCTTTATACTGCACTGCTGTTTCAGATGCATCACGTTCTCTTGTCCTACCTCCCACGAGCCTCTAAGGACTAGTGCCGCTTTGCTGTGTGTTGGTTACCGAGGCCTCCCAAATCCAATTGTTGAATATCTGCAGCATCTGAATAACCTAATGAGCTCTTTACTAGACACGGACTCTCCCCAGCAGGTTTTGCAGTTTGTGCCTATGGAGGTTCTCCTCCAAGGCAAGCTGTTGGAGTTTTTATGGGATTTAAACACAGCCATTGCAAAGAGACAACTACATTTGATTGTGCAAgctaagcagcagcaaatgACTAGCAATGTTTCACTTTAA